CACAGTCATTTTTACTAGCTACGACAGAGCAGTATGTGAAATTGCCTGCAAACTTATCTGCATTTGTAGAAGGCAGGAGCAGTATTGGAAGAATGGGACTCTTTATTCAAAATGCAGGCTGGGTCGATCCGGGATTTGAAGGTGAAATAACGTTAGAACTGTTTAACGCAAACAAAGTCCCAATTGAATTAACTTCAGGTAGAAGGGTCTGTCAACTTGTTTTTGCGGAAATGGATCAACCCTGTAACTTCTCTTATAACGGAAAGTACCAAAAACAAAAAGGTGCGGTAGGGAGCTATATTTATAAAGATAAAGAAGTAGCACAAGAAGAAAATTAATTTTCATTAAATCCCACGAGCAAATCCCACATGCCAGGGAGATGGGACTTATTTCCAGGTGCCTGGCACGTGGGATTTTTTGACAAGAGGAAGTAAATAAGATAAGGTGTTAATAAATCGTAATGGTTACGATTTATAAAATATTAAAAGGAGATTTGGTATGAAAGGTCAAGGATATAAACGTATTCCGGTTTCTGTTTTGACGGGCTTTTTAGGCTCTGGGAAGACAACGTTGTTAAACCGTATATTACAGGATCAACAAGATGAACGGATTGCTGTGATTGTAAATGAATTTGGGGATGCAGGAATTGATCAACAACTTGTTATTGGTGCAGAAGAGGAAATTATTGAATTTAACAACGGTTGTTTATGCTGTAAAATGCGAAGCGACCTTATAAAAACCTTATATGCCTTAATTCAGGCAGTTGAAGAAGATGGGTATGCATCTTTTGATCGTGTCATTATTGAAACAACAGGCCTTGCTGAGCCGGCTCCGATAGCGCAATCCTTTTTTATCGACAATGAATTGTCCGAGATTTATCACTTAGATTCGATTGTTACAGTTATAGATAGTCACCATTTTCAAAAACAATTATCTCTTCATAATGAAGTCGGAAAACAGGCGGCATTTGCTGACATTTTAATCTTAAACAAAACCGACCTTGTTTCAAGTGAAGAAATAGAGAGTGTCGTCGCTCGTCTTACAATGATGAATCCTACAGCTATGTTGATTGAATCTGAATACGGGAAAGTGAATATATCAGAATTACTAAACCAATTTTCTTTTGATCTTGATAAGAAGTTAAAGGTTGACCCTCATTTTTTAGATGCCTCACACCACCATCACCATAACCAGGAGATACAGTCAATTGTTTTACGAACGTATCGGTCGGTTGACATGAAGCGTTTTGAATCCTGGTTTAATGAATTAATAGATGAAAAGGGAGAAGAACTTTACAGGT
The Bacillus shivajii DNA segment above includes these coding regions:
- the dcd gene encoding dCTP deaminase, which codes for MILSDVGIKKYMKEEKLVISHLQEEQVQPASVDLTLGTHFRKMNEHQVSMISLDRPVQEEAFESRRVIIPPQSFLLATTEQYVKLPANLSAFVEGRSSIGRMGLFIQNAGWVDPGFEGEITLELFNANKVPIELTSGRRVCQLVFAEMDQPCNFSYNGKYQKQKGAVGSYIYKDKEVAQEEN
- a CDS encoding CobW family GTP-binding protein, whose product is MKGQGYKRIPVSVLTGFLGSGKTTLLNRILQDQQDERIAVIVNEFGDAGIDQQLVIGAEEEIIEFNNGCLCCKMRSDLIKTLYALIQAVEEDGYASFDRVIIETTGLAEPAPIAQSFFIDNELSEIYHLDSIVTVIDSHHFQKQLSLHNEVGKQAAFADILILNKTDLVSSEEIESVVARLTMMNPTAMLIESEYGKVNISELLNQFSFDLDKKLKVDPHFLDASHHHHHNQEIQSIVLRTYRSVDMKRFESWFNELIDEKGEELYRYKGILSADGFDKRIIFQGIHMLFGAKAGERWPDEDHRKSEFVVIGKNLDHEWFQERFEQCYA